In a single window of the Biomphalaria glabrata chromosome 5, xgBioGlab47.1, whole genome shotgun sequence genome:
- the LOC106065445 gene encoding ankyrin repeat and SOCS box protein 13-like, with amino-acid sequence MAHFENSSFQTDPLRSFFDHKENKEVLNDMHESKDGQNPDSVQNKVVHREEKNLLSEMNDSTNSRSLLLNAVQNNDVETVKDLLLIKKVNPNFNLQMISPICQAAALGNIQILNLLLDAGADPRTQNTSNMSWERQPIHIAASKGHLDALKLFVERGIKINQQDSDKRTPLHWVSMYGHVHMIKWMIDAGALVNASQADKFTPLHVATCLNHVEVCKQLLAEGADMSMLDYAGWTPLHTAVCFGYTDLVQLYLDRGANPCAITVCALQENTLHIACSKGNVSLIKLLLLHGVPLESVDSSGETPLHTAVFYNRIEAIYYLIKSGANVNAIDFLGRSPVDLAAASWSEEAVQMLIMTGGRVTSKTPFMKGRCLEAETQPQSLKVLSFLCIRQALAPNLQENARHLPLPQPLITALRMDDFELNMDDIDLKVDVIAKDNIEDFFCLFNFHGS; translated from the exons ATGGCACATTTTGAAAACTCATCTTTCCAAACTGATCCACTGAGAAGTTTCTTTGATCACAAAGAGAATAAAGAAGTGCTTAATGATATGCATGAGTCCAAAGATGGTCAAAATCCAGATTCTGTACAAAATAAAGTTGTACATAGAGAAGAAAAGAACTTGCTAAGTGAAATGAATGATTCAACGAATAGTAGAAGTCTATTGTTAAATGCTGTACAAAATAATGATGTTGAAACAGTCAAGGATTTGCTGTTAATTAAAAAAGTCAATCCCAATTTCAACCTTCAGATGATAAGTCCAATCTGCCAGGCGGCTGCATTAGGGAATATTCAGATTTTGAACCTCTTACTTGATGCTGGCGCAGACCCACGAACACAGAATACTAGCAACATGTCCTGGGAGAGACAACCCATACACATTGCTGCTTCAAAGGGGCACCTTGATGCCCTTAAGCTCTTTGTGGAAAgaggaataaaaataaatcagcaAGATAGTGACAAAAGAACACCACTTCACTGGGTCTCTATGTATGGCCATGTACATATGATCAAG TGGATGATAGATGCGGGTGCCTTAGTGAATGCATCCCAGGCTGATAAGTTTACACCTTTACATGTTGCCACTTGCTTAAATCATGTGGAAGTCTGCAAGCAGCTGTTAGCGGAGGGAGCAGACATGTCAATGCTGGATTATGCAGGCTGGACACCTCTTCACACTGCTGTCTGCTTTGGGTACACTGATTTAGTTCAACTGTATCTAGACAGGGGAGCTAACCCATGTGCCATCACTGTATGTGCTTTGCAAGAGAACACATTGCATATAGCATGCAGCAAAGGCAATGTCAGTCTTATCAAA CTGCTGCTACTGCATGGTGTTCCTTTAGAAAGTGTTGATAGTTCTGGTGAGACTCCACTTCACACAGCTGTGTTTTATAACCGCATTGAAGCTATTTATTACCTGATCAAGTCAGGAGCAAATGTGAATGCCATAGATTTTCTTG GAAGGTCTCCTGTTGATCTAGCTGCTGCAAGTTGGTCAGAGGAGGCAGTACAAATGTTAATCATGACCGGGGGCAGAGTCACATCTAAGACACCCTTCATGAAGGGTAGATGTCTCGAGGCTGAAACACAGCCTCAATCGCTCAAAGTACTTAGTTTTCTATGTATACGCCAAGCATTGGCTCCCAACCTGCAAGAGAATGCCAGACATTTGCCCCTGCCACAGCCTCTGATAACTGCTCTAAGAATGGATGACTTTGAATTGAACATGGATGATATAGACCTGAAAGTAGATGTAATTGCAAAggacaacatagaagattttttttgtttgttcaattTTCATGGCTCCTGA